A window from Chryseobacterium vaccae encodes these proteins:
- a CDS encoding T9SS type A sorting domain-containing protein, with protein MKNIFTFLCTVSCLAVYSQGWIQTWKIAQSERNVAANFGFDILLKNNVLYSNATGNNTDSNGQNSIFQAGSLYVFERENNAWIQKAKIVPNDRATVDGFGKKFAVDNNDLFISAPYKDGNLFTNQGAVYRFSKNNTGNWIQLQKIEPPAAITEGGFGSSLAAESRILAVGSVQSDVSVFEFNNATEQFEFTQSLPFSSNGNINNPAVFIKGNRIFTGKRNAEANGTPNAGQVNIYRKNTAGSWEIIQTINSPIAGETEFGSNVYAKDDYLLVTAYAGLFVSVYKYNSASDSYEYKQTINDDSTSFFGTSVSIENNILAIGAPASMNGTINGGSVFIYKPKADSEWALDQKIYHSNPSSFDNFGRGVSISNGLIAVGAPHHALDPAGINYVSTTGAVYVFKDPTLSVHETDPGISFQIYPNPFSHSVSIQLGKLYEQLTTEVFDLSGKKIYTENFSRKQIIDLHLGFLTSGTYLIKVYSKDYTLVSSKIIKK; from the coding sequence ATGAAAAATATATTTACTTTTTTGTGTACTGTATCATGTCTGGCTGTTTACTCACAAGGCTGGATACAAACCTGGAAAATAGCACAGAGTGAAAGAAATGTAGCTGCGAATTTTGGCTTTGATATTTTACTTAAAAACAATGTTCTGTATTCCAATGCCACGGGTAATAATACTGATTCCAACGGGCAGAACTCTATATTTCAAGCAGGCAGTCTATATGTATTTGAGCGCGAAAATAATGCATGGATACAGAAAGCTAAGATTGTTCCCAATGACCGGGCTACGGTTGACGGATTCGGAAAAAAGTTTGCAGTAGACAATAATGATCTTTTTATCAGTGCTCCTTATAAAGACGGAAATCTATTCACTAATCAGGGAGCCGTATATCGTTTCAGTAAAAACAATACCGGAAACTGGATTCAGCTTCAGAAAATTGAACCTCCTGCAGCCATTACTGAAGGAGGTTTCGGATCAAGTCTGGCTGCCGAATCAAGAATTCTGGCTGTTGGATCTGTTCAATCTGATGTTTCCGTTTTTGAGTTTAACAACGCTACGGAGCAATTTGAATTTACACAAAGCCTGCCTTTTTCAAGCAACGGAAATATCAATAATCCTGCAGTTTTTATAAAAGGGAACAGGATATTTACAGGAAAACGAAATGCAGAGGCTAATGGTACTCCTAATGCCGGCCAGGTTAATATTTACAGGAAGAATACAGCAGGAAGCTGGGAAATTATACAGACCATTAATTCTCCTATAGCGGGAGAAACCGAATTTGGTTCTAATGTTTATGCAAAAGATGATTATCTTTTAGTAACCGCCTATGCGGGCTTATTTGTTTCTGTTTACAAGTACAATTCTGCATCGGACAGCTATGAATATAAACAAACCATTAATGATGACAGCACCTCTTTTTTCGGGACTTCGGTTTCTATTGAAAACAATATCCTGGCCATTGGAGCTCCCGCCTCTATGAACGGAACAATTAATGGCGGAAGCGTTTTTATTTATAAGCCTAAGGCAGATAGTGAATGGGCACTCGATCAAAAGATCTACCACTCCAATCCTTCTTCTTTTGATAATTTTGGCCGTGGAGTAAGTATCAGCAACGGACTGATAGCAGTAGGAGCTCCCCATCATGCTCTGGATCCTGCAGGAATCAATTATGTATCCACAACCGGAGCCGTATATGTATTCAAAGACCCCACCCTGTCTGTTCACGAGACTGATCCCGGAATTTCATTTCAAATATATCCCAACCCTTTTTCCCATTCTGTTTCCATCCAACTGGGAAAACTGTATGAACAGCTGACCACAGAAGTATTTGATCTTTCAGGAAAAAAAATATATACTGAAAACTTTTCACGAAAACAGATCATTGATCTGCATTTAGGATTTCTTACTTCAGGAACTTATCTTATTAAAGTTTATTCAAAGGACTACACACTGGTAAGTTCAAAAATCATTAAGAAATAA
- a CDS encoding NAD(P)H-dependent oxidoreductase — MKTLVIVIHPDMEKSMINKRWIEELKKYPEKYTVHALYEEYADEKIDAVREQHLMEAYDKIVFQFPFYWFSSPPLLKKWLDEVLLYGWAYGSKSGYKLGGKKMSLAVSAGIDEEGYSASGKYKYTMNELFRPYELTFDYIKADYKEPFVYYGIENDPSEEWVEKSVPMYLEFLDTL; from the coding sequence ATGAAAACATTAGTAATTGTCATCCATCCGGATATGGAGAAATCAATGATCAATAAAAGATGGATAGAAGAATTAAAAAAATATCCTGAAAAATATACGGTTCACGCACTGTATGAAGAATATGCCGATGAAAAAATTGATGCCGTCCGAGAACAGCATTTAATGGAGGCCTATGATAAAATAGTTTTTCAGTTTCCTTTTTACTGGTTCAGCAGCCCTCCGCTTCTGAAGAAATGGCTGGACGAAGTACTCTTATACGGCTGGGCCTACGGAAGTAAAAGCGGCTATAAACTTGGAGGTAAGAAAATGTCGCTGGCTGTTTCCGCAGGAATTGATGAGGAAGGATATAGTGCTTCAGGAAAATACAAATATACCATGAACGAGCTTTTCCGGCCTTATGAGCTGACTTTTGATTATATAAAAGCAGATTATAAAGAACCTTTTGTATACTACGGAATAGAAAATGATCCTTCAGAAGAATGGGTTGAAAAAAGTGTTCCTATGTATCTGGAATTTTTAGATACACTATAG
- a CDS encoding winged helix-turn-helix transcriptional regulator, protein MTKIKETSTNFANKKALADECPEVYASNLIGGQWSLAICCYLINGKLRFGELKKCLPNITERMLTLQLRRLEEEKIITRTVYAEVPPRVEYELTEIGYQLKNIILELEKWGKQHKRIVQKI, encoded by the coding sequence ATGACTAAAATAAAAGAAACCTCCACCAATTTTGCCAATAAAAAGGCACTTGCCGATGAATGCCCTGAAGTATATGCCTCCAACCTGATCGGCGGCCAATGGTCTCTGGCAATCTGCTGTTACCTCATCAACGGAAAACTCAGATTCGGGGAACTGAAGAAATGTCTTCCCAATATCACGGAACGAATGCTCACGCTTCAGCTCCGCAGACTGGAAGAAGAGAAGATCATTACCCGAACGGTTTATGCTGAAGTCCCTCCCCGCGTGGAATATGAACTTACAGAGATCGGTTATCAACTTAAAAACATTATTCTTGAACTTGAAAAATGGGGAAAGCAACACAAACGGATTGTTCAAAAAATATAA
- a CDS encoding DNA-3-methyladenine glycosylase I: MSYCLAISGMQPESRKELHKNYHDNYYGFPIHDDNELFGRLILEINQAGLSWETVLKKEESFRKAYSNFNIREIASYTEEDRERLLNDPGIIRNRLKVNAAIENAKTILELQNEFGSFEKWLDHHHPKNLQEWMKLFKKTFKFTGGEIVNEFLMSTGYLKGAHHETCPIHAKVLEHKPLWKSTEEG; encoded by the coding sequence ATGAGTTATTGCTTAGCTATATCCGGAATGCAGCCCGAAAGCAGAAAAGAACTGCATAAGAACTACCACGACAATTATTACGGGTTCCCGATTCACGATGACAATGAATTATTTGGAAGGCTGATCCTGGAAATCAATCAGGCAGGATTAAGCTGGGAAACAGTACTGAAAAAAGAAGAAAGCTTCAGAAAAGCCTACAGCAATTTTAATATCCGGGAAATCGCGTCTTATACGGAAGAAGACCGAGAAAGACTTCTGAATGATCCGGGGATTATCAGAAACAGACTGAAAGTGAACGCCGCAATTGAAAACGCCAAAACCATTCTGGAACTGCAGAATGAATTCGGCTCATTTGAAAAATGGCTGGATCATCATCACCCCAAAAACCTTCAGGAATGGATGAAACTCTTTAAGAAGACTTTCAAGTTCACAGGAGGTGAAATTGTGAATGAATTTCTGATGAGTACCGGATATCTGAAAGGAGCACATCATGAAACATGTCCTATACATGCTAAAGTTTTGGAACATAAACCCTTGTGGAAAAGTACGGAGGAAGGCTAA
- a CDS encoding nucleoside triphosphate pyrophosphohydrolase family protein yields MSTNNFDEIIKRSLHIREEYHKLEIKSLRTKWTLEEDTLAYLTDAGLIGRDIMSHQKRWLKKDSAEELEHKLAENIWWLIVLADRTGIDMKEALEKFLTKTENIFQ; encoded by the coding sequence ATGAGCACCAATAATTTTGACGAGATCATAAAACGCTCTTTACACATCAGAGAAGAGTATCATAAACTTGAAATAAAAAGCCTGAGAACAAAATGGACCCTGGAAGAAGATACCTTAGCCTATCTTACAGATGCAGGGCTCATCGGAAGAGATATCATGTCTCATCAGAAAAGATGGCTGAAAAAAGATTCAGCAGAAGAACTTGAACATAAATTAGCAGAAAATATCTGGTGGCTGATCGTTCTGGCAGACCGTACAGGAATTGATATGAAAGAAGCCCTGGAAAAATTCTTAACAAAAACAGAAAATATATTTCAATGA
- a CDS encoding alpha/beta hydrolase, with amino-acid sequence MKLLKALIFSLFSIFFSAQNIYSKAYGNQKNPAIIFIHGGPSGNATLFEGTTAQSLADKGFYVIVYDRRGEGRSKDSTATMTFRESFKDLNRIYRTYHLKKTSILAHSFGGIIGTLFTRHYPEKVSSLVLAGALFTQQETYNHILKQGKETFKNDPSQLKKIADIESMSKNSADYRKRCYELASEMHFFTMPSPTAESQNLRKAYENGEFYAANIRNNESPVKFYKNEPLNNLDNTSALNAIKKKGIPIYAVYGKNDGIFSEKQLNDIKNLAGNDHFTAIDNCSHYLFVDQQNEFLKLISQYLK; translated from the coding sequence ATGAAACTATTGAAAGCCCTCATTTTTTCTCTGTTTTCCATTTTCTTCTCTGCACAGAATATCTATTCCAAAGCGTATGGGAATCAGAAAAATCCTGCGATTATTTTTATTCACGGAGGCCCAAGCGGAAACGCAACCTTATTTGAAGGAACAACCGCCCAGAGTCTGGCTGACAAAGGATTTTATGTAATTGTTTATGACAGGCGCGGAGAAGGACGTTCTAAAGACAGCACCGCAACAATGACTTTCAGGGAAAGCTTTAAAGACCTGAACCGGATCTACCGGACGTATCACCTCAAAAAAACTTCAATCCTGGCTCACAGCTTTGGAGGAATCATCGGAACCTTATTTACCAGACATTATCCTGAAAAAGTTAGTTCTTTAGTTCTTGCGGGTGCGTTATTTACTCAGCAGGAAACGTACAATCATATTTTAAAACAAGGAAAAGAAACGTTTAAAAATGATCCGTCACAACTGAAAAAAATTGCAGATATTGAGAGTATGAGCAAAAATTCTGCTGATTACCGTAAAAGATGTTACGAACTGGCCAGTGAAATGCACTTCTTTACCATGCCCTCTCCTACTGCTGAAAGTCAGAATCTGAGAAAAGCCTATGAAAATGGTGAATTTTACGCAGCAAATATCAGAAACAACGAGTCACCCGTAAAGTTTTACAAAAATGAACCGTTGAACAATCTGGATAATACCTCAGCTTTAAATGCTATTAAAAAAAAAGGAATTCCAATTTATGCGGTATATGGTAAAAATGACGGAATATTCTCAGAAAAACAGCTTAATGACATCAAAAACCTTGCAGGAAATGATCACTTTACAGCCATAGATAATTGTTCTCATTACCTGTTTGTAGATCAGCAGAATGAATTTCTGAAATTGATCAGTCAATATTTAAAATAA
- a CDS encoding TQO small subunit DoxD: MKHTADSRSFDLAGLYTLSLRLVIGWTYFSAFWRRLILENKLNPDENGYIGEKFNHFLPNALGIKPLIEYLVTHPDALQRSMMIFTIVEAVVGLFIILGLFTRLMSIGIFSLALGILLGSGWIGTTCLDEWQIGVLGIAGGFVLFLSGSSSYSLDHYFIKKNRKFTHKKWFLWLGSGSLPLSKPKTLVLAGSALIFGLTLYTNQYFHGGVWGKLHNKSVKPKVEISNVSFHHQHLQFEIYRTEGVDVYGSFLIGIQILDKNGEILKELKQADLSKFPKENIKNHYVAKVKPGKHSMIIPLGAKADILIKADDLRKEEIHNVKLIDISGAEWTAEIQ, encoded by the coding sequence ATGAAACATACAGCAGACAGCCGGTCTTTCGATCTGGCAGGTCTATATACCTTGTCCCTCCGTCTTGTGATCGGATGGACTTACTTCTCAGCATTCTGGAGAAGACTTATCCTGGAAAACAAATTAAATCCTGATGAAAACGGATACATCGGTGAAAAATTCAATCATTTCCTGCCTAATGCTTTAGGAATTAAACCTCTCATAGAATATCTCGTGACCCATCCGGATGCCTTGCAGAGATCGATGATGATCTTTACCATCGTTGAGGCTGTTGTGGGATTATTTATTATTCTGGGACTTTTTACGAGACTGATGAGTATTGGAATTTTCAGCCTGGCTCTGGGAATCCTTCTCGGCTCCGGCTGGATTGGGACTACCTGCCTTGACGAATGGCAGATTGGAGTCTTAGGAATTGCAGGCGGATTTGTCCTCTTTCTTTCTGGAAGCAGCTCTTATTCTCTGGATCATTACTTCATAAAGAAAAACAGGAAGTTTACCCATAAAAAATGGTTCTTATGGCTGGGTTCCGGCAGTCTTCCTCTATCAAAGCCTAAAACACTTGTATTGGCAGGCTCGGCACTCATCTTTGGATTAACGTTGTATACCAACCAGTATTTCCATGGTGGAGTCTGGGGAAAGCTTCACAATAAATCGGTAAAGCCTAAGGTTGAGATTTCCAATGTATCTTTTCATCACCAGCATCTGCAATTTGAAATATACCGAACAGAAGGAGTTGATGTGTACGGATCTTTCCTTATCGGGATTCAGATTCTGGATAAAAACGGAGAAATATTAAAAGAATTGAAGCAGGCTGATCTTTCAAAGTTTCCGAAAGAAAATATCAAAAATCATTATGTAGCCAAAGTAAAACCGGGAAAACATAGTATGATTATTCCTCTCGGTGCTAAGGCAGATATTCTAATTAAAGCTGATGACCTAAGAAAAGAAGAAATTCATAACGTAAAACTGATTGACATCAGTGGAGCCGAGTGGACAGCAGAAATCCAATGA
- a CDS encoding DHA2 family efflux MFS transporter permease subunit, which yields MQESLVEYGARRVIITITAILCALLEIVDSTIVNVALNEMKGNLGATLSEVGWVITAYAIGNVIIVPMTSWLSQQFGRRNYFAASIIIFTVFSFLCGNATNIWELVFFRLMQGIGGGALLVTSQTIITESYPVEKRSMAQAIYGLGVIIGPTLGPPLGGYIVDNYSWPYIFYINIPIGIAATLMTLQFVRSPKYAEKRKVSDVDWIGIALLAVTVGSLQFILERGHEEDWFESGMIVAFTVAAILGFILFLWRELTFKYPIVELRVLKNGNLRIGTVMSFVLGFGLYGSTFIVPLYTQSILGWTALQSGALMIPAALTTAFMMPIIGKLLTKGAKQQILVSLGLFIFFVYSFWGYKILTPDTSKDAFFWMLIVRGAGLGLLFIPITSLSLSTLKGQEIGQGAAFTGMMRQLGGSFGIAAITTFIANAGQKYRNNLISHLDENSFEVQQRLAALKANFIAKGMTPDAAMNAAYKMLDLSVTKQATVLSYMDVFLYLGVIFLVCIPFILFIKERKSKEKIDLSEAMH from the coding sequence ATGCAAGAATCATTAGTAGAATATGGAGCACGGAGAGTGATCATTACGATTACGGCAATCCTCTGTGCTTTGCTTGAAATTGTGGACTCCACAATCGTCAATGTTGCATTGAATGAGATGAAGGGGAATCTTGGAGCCACACTTTCTGAAGTAGGCTGGGTAATTACAGCTTACGCAATAGGTAACGTAATTATCGTACCGATGACGAGCTGGCTTTCACAGCAGTTCGGACGTAGAAACTACTTTGCAGCTTCCATCATTATATTTACGGTATTTTCATTTTTATGCGGAAATGCTACCAATATATGGGAACTTGTATTTTTCAGACTGATGCAGGGAATCGGAGGGGGAGCTCTTCTGGTAACTTCACAGACGATTATTACAGAATCTTATCCGGTCGAGAAAAGAAGTATGGCCCAGGCCATCTATGGATTAGGGGTAATTATCGGGCCAACTTTAGGACCGCCACTAGGTGGATATATCGTAGATAATTATAGCTGGCCGTATATCTTTTATATTAATATTCCAATTGGGATTGCGGCAACCTTAATGACACTTCAGTTCGTAAGAAGTCCGAAATATGCAGAAAAACGTAAAGTTTCGGATGTCGACTGGATCGGGATTGCTTTATTGGCCGTAACAGTAGGTTCATTACAGTTCATTCTGGAAAGAGGTCATGAAGAAGACTGGTTTGAAAGCGGAATGATTGTAGCTTTTACGGTAGCAGCTATTCTAGGATTCATTCTTTTCCTCTGGAGGGAGCTTACCTTTAAATATCCGATTGTGGAACTCAGGGTACTGAAAAATGGGAACCTGAGGATTGGAACGGTTATGTCATTTGTTTTAGGATTCGGATTATATGGTTCTACCTTTATTGTTCCGTTGTATACCCAGAGTATTTTGGGATGGACGGCGCTTCAGTCGGGTGCATTGATGATTCCGGCAGCATTGACAACCGCTTTCATGATGCCGATCATCGGAAAATTGTTGACGAAAGGAGCTAAACAACAGATTCTGGTATCCCTCGGATTGTTTATTTTCTTTGTTTACAGTTTCTGGGGGTATAAAATCCTGACACCGGATACCAGCAAGGATGCATTCTTCTGGATGCTGATTGTAAGGGGCGCAGGTTTGGGACTTTTGTTCATCCCGATCACTTCATTGTCACTGAGTACACTGAAAGGTCAGGAGATTGGACAAGGGGCAGCCTTTACTGGAATGATGAGGCAGTTGGGAGGATCTTTCGGAATTGCAGCCATTACCACTTTCATTGCCAATGCAGGCCAGAAATACAGGAATAATTTGATTTCCCATTTAGATGAGAATAGTTTTGAAGTTCAGCAAAGGCTGGCCGCATTAAAAGCTAATTTCATTGCAAAAGGGATGACACCAGATGCTGCAATGAATGCCGCTTATAAAATGCTGGATCTTTCCGTAACAAAGCAGGCAACGGTGCTTTCCTATATGGATGTCTTCCTCTATCTGGGAGTGATATTCCTGGTCTGTATTCCGTTTATTCTTTTCATTAAAGAAAGAAAAAGCAAAGAGAAAATAGATCTGAGTGAAGCGATGCACTAA
- a CDS encoding HlyD family secretion protein: MENNNTQAAEPKKKKSLVFPIILAAVVIGGGIYGYRAYTYGQYHEETDDAQITSNMAPVISKISGYVAEVKVKDNQFVKKGDTLVILDNRDQKMALEQAQAALSTAKSNISNAEATTTATSKNINSSQAAVATANAQIEAAKVNVWKTSQDLKRYANLVKDHSITEQQYEQALAAKQSADKQLQVLVDQRNQIAQQTTIASSQTAASSQQIGVASSVAKQREVDVENAKLNLSYTVILAPEDGYVGKVPTQAGQYLQTGAQLFALVKNDQKWVVANFKETQVDKMVEGQKVKIEIDAFPDKEFEGVVSSFSPATGATFSILPPDNASGNFVKVVQRLPVKIDFVNLDKSIAKRLRTGMNVKAEVSLK, encoded by the coding sequence ATGGAAAATAATAATACACAGGCAGCTGAACCTAAAAAGAAAAAAAGTTTAGTCTTTCCTATCATCTTAGCAGCTGTAGTAATCGGTGGAGGGATCTATGGTTACAGAGCTTATACTTACGGACAGTACCATGAAGAAACGGATGATGCTCAGATCACGTCCAATATGGCCCCGGTAATTTCTAAAATCTCAGGATATGTTGCTGAGGTAAAGGTAAAAGACAATCAGTTCGTTAAAAAAGGAGATACTCTGGTCATTCTGGATAACAGAGATCAGAAAATGGCTTTGGAACAGGCTCAGGCAGCTTTATCTACAGCAAAAAGTAATATCTCCAATGCAGAAGCAACAACTACTGCTACCTCTAAAAATATCAACAGTTCACAGGCCGCTGTAGCAACAGCAAACGCACAGATTGAAGCAGCGAAAGTAAATGTTTGGAAAACTTCACAGGACTTAAAAAGATATGCGAATCTGGTGAAAGATCATTCTATCACGGAGCAGCAGTATGAGCAGGCTTTAGCGGCAAAACAATCTGCGGATAAGCAGCTTCAGGTTTTGGTGGATCAAAGAAATCAGATCGCTCAGCAGACGACGATTGCCTCTTCCCAGACTGCAGCAAGCTCACAGCAGATTGGTGTTGCCAGCTCTGTAGCAAAACAGAGAGAAGTAGATGTGGAAAATGCTAAGCTCAATTTGTCATATACTGTAATCCTGGCTCCGGAAGACGGATATGTAGGGAAAGTTCCTACCCAGGCAGGGCAGTATCTTCAGACAGGAGCCCAGCTTTTTGCTTTGGTTAAAAATGATCAGAAATGGGTGGTAGCCAATTTCAAAGAAACCCAGGTTGATAAAATGGTAGAAGGACAGAAAGTGAAAATTGAAATTGATGCTTTCCCGGATAAAGAATTTGAAGGTGTGGTAAGCTCATTTTCGCCTGCAACGGGAGCAACATTCTCCATTCTTCCTCCGGACAACGCGAGTGGTAACTTCGTGAAAGTAGTGCAGCGTCTTCCTGTAAAAATTGATTTTGTAAATCTTGACAAATCCATTGCAAAACGATTAAGAACGGGAATGAATGTGAAGGCAGAGGTTTCGCTTAAATAA
- a CDS encoding TolC family protein: protein MKRINNSVMALSLLMGLTAIHAQEKKQLSLDEAVQLGIQNSKSLKIDAAKIEEATADLLEAKNRQLPELKVSGSYMYLPTKPTVDLKISTGSGGSGGPEVHQVAYASANLSVPIYSGGRIKYGIQSAKYLVEASKLSTENDKIAIAYNVAQAYNNLFKANQSIKVLEENLTASQKRDETFLKMENNGIIARNDRLKANLQTSNIELQLLEAKNNYNIANINMDLLLGLPETTEIEVDQNYIEEGNEVKPVSFYVNEARENRKDLQALTQQRKAAELGTKAAKAENLPSIAFTGGYVAADIPKFLTVYNAVNVGVGVSYNLSNIWKENSSLKQSKAREMQLAATDELLNDNIKLDVNREYQNTDFSKKRITVFEKSAEQANENYRITKNKYDNGLATMTELLDADAAQIAANVGVINAKADAALAYRKLLQTTGTLTIK from the coding sequence ATGAAGAGAATAAATAACTCGGTTATGGCACTCTCCCTGTTAATGGGACTTACCGCCATTCATGCTCAGGAGAAGAAACAGCTCAGCCTTGATGAGGCCGTACAGCTGGGAATCCAGAACAGCAAGAGCTTAAAGATTGATGCCGCTAAAATTGAAGAAGCAACGGCAGATCTTTTGGAAGCAAAAAACAGACAGCTTCCTGAATTGAAAGTTTCAGGCAGCTATATGTATCTTCCTACAAAACCAACGGTTGACCTGAAGATTTCAACAGGTTCAGGAGGTTCAGGAGGACCGGAAGTGCATCAGGTTGCTTATGCATCGGCTAATCTTAGCGTTCCGATCTACAGCGGAGGAAGAATTAAATATGGGATCCAGTCTGCGAAATATCTGGTGGAAGCCTCGAAATTAAGTACAGAGAACGATAAAATTGCCATTGCTTACAATGTTGCTCAGGCCTATAACAATTTGTTTAAAGCCAACCAGTCTATCAAAGTTTTAGAGGAAAATCTTACCGCTTCTCAAAAAAGAGATGAAACTTTCCTTAAAATGGAAAATAATGGAATTATTGCAAGAAATGACCGTTTGAAAGCGAACCTGCAGACCTCCAACATTGAACTTCAGTTACTGGAAGCAAAGAACAACTATAATATTGCCAATATCAATATGGATCTGTTATTAGGACTTCCTGAAACAACAGAAATTGAAGTGGACCAGAACTATATTGAAGAAGGGAATGAAGTAAAACCTGTCAGCTTCTATGTAAATGAGGCGAGAGAAAACCGTAAGGATCTTCAGGCTTTGACACAGCAGAGAAAAGCAGCCGAATTGGGAACGAAAGCCGCAAAAGCTGAAAATCTTCCGTCAATTGCTTTCACAGGAGGTTATGTGGCAGCGGATATTCCTAAGTTTCTTACTGTATATAATGCAGTGAATGTAGGAGTCGGAGTTTCATACAATTTATCCAATATCTGGAAAGAAAATTCATCCCTGAAACAGTCAAAAGCAAGAGAAATGCAATTGGCAGCCACCGATGAATTACTGAATGACAACATTAAACTTGACGTTAACAGAGAATATCAGAATACCGATTTTTCTAAAAAGAGAATCACCGTTTTTGAAAAATCTGCTGAGCAGGCTAATGAAAACTACAGAATCACTAAGAATAAATATGATAACGGGCTTGCGACCATGACGGAACTTCTAGACGCAGATGCCGCTCAGATTGCCGCCAATGTGGGCGTTATCAATGCTAAGGCAGATGCTGCCCTAGCTTACAGAAAACTATTACAGACAACAGGAACTTTAACAATTAAATAA
- a CDS encoding TetR/AcrR family transcriptional regulator — protein MISKEENILFAAEKLFAEKGFDGTSTREISKAANVNISMISYYFGSKEKLYEKLVEYRMNEGQFFSKDLLERTDINEWQKIERIVDQFSGRVRHHKCFYRIMQREQLHTKNPQIIEFLKQTKMGFLSMYSQVLESGLKKGIFTKNPPIYLLHSTISGTLFYASNAKEMYKEFLNDTEEDEIFEEKYYTELNKHIKYLLKDLLGYEENK, from the coding sequence ATGATTTCAAAAGAAGAAAATATATTATTCGCCGCAGAAAAGCTCTTTGCAGAAAAAGGTTTCGATGGAACTTCAACCCGGGAAATCTCAAAGGCAGCCAATGTGAACATCTCTATGATCTCTTACTATTTCGGATCAAAAGAAAAATTATACGAAAAACTTGTTGAATACAGAATGAATGAAGGTCAGTTCTTCTCAAAAGACCTGTTGGAAAGAACAGATATCAATGAATGGCAGAAGATCGAAAGAATTGTAGACCAGTTTTCAGGAAGGGTAAGACACCACAAATGCTTTTACAGGATTATGCAACGGGAGCAGCTTCATACCAAAAACCCACAGATTATAGAATTTCTGAAGCAGACAAAAATGGGATTTCTTTCCATGTATTCTCAGGTTCTTGAAAGTGGGCTGAAGAAGGGCATCTTTACGAAAAACCCTCCTATTTATCTGCTTCATTCTACCATAAGCGGAACTTTATTCTATGCATCCAATGCTAAAGAAATGTATAAAGAATTCTTGAATGATACGGAAGAAGACGAGATTTTCGAAGAAAAATACTACACAGAACTTAATAAACACATTAAATATTTACTAAAAGACCTTTTAGGTTATGAAGAGAATAAATAA